A stretch of Gallus gallus isolate bGalGal1 chromosome 2, bGalGal1.mat.broiler.GRCg7b, whole genome shotgun sequence DNA encodes these proteins:
- the PSMG2 gene encoding proteasome assembly chaperone 2, with the protein MFVPCDGGGLDFEGFTLLMPAVSVGNVGQLAVDLVISTLRMPKVGYFYTDCLVPMVGNNPYATTKENSMELSINAEVYSLPSKKLVVLQIRSPFIKNKYRPFCQTLLSWVESSKCARVILLSSSHAYQRDDEQLLGTPLRYLLTPALEKTVEGHIQELKWKEMEKVAAYPGISDAEKVLHIPGGGITKLLFTESCSKGIHMAVLLKFCSEGDNIPDAFGLVNYLNEWLQLIKIRRNSSTDASPEREIPDPSSLWKIPSSWRLLFGNGLPPALF; encoded by the exons ATGTTCGTGCCTTGCGATGGCGGAGGCCTCGATTTCGAGGGCTTCACGCTGCTCATG CCAGCAGTGTCGGTAGGCAACGTTGGCCAGCTGGCAGTAGATCTAGTCATCTCCACGCTTCGCATGCCTAAAGTGGGCTACTTCTACACCGACTGCCTGGTGCCAATGGTGGGGAACAATCCTTatgcaacaacaaaagagaacTCAATGGAGCTGAGCATAAATGCGGAAG TGTATTCATTGCCTTCAAAGAAACTTGTAGTTCTGCAGATCAGATCACCTTTTATAAAG AACAAGTACAGGCCATTCTgtcaaacactgctttcttggGTGGAAAGCAGCAAATGTGCCAGAGTCATTCTTCTGTCCAGCAGCCACGCATACCAGCGCGATGACGAACAGCTCCTCGG GACACCGCTGCGCTACCTGCTTACACCAGCTCTTGAGAAAACAGTTGAAGGCCATATACAGgagctgaaatggaaagaaatggaaaaagtagCAGCTTACCCTGGAATAAGTGATGCAGAAAAAGTTCTACATATTCCTGGAGGTGGCATCACAAAATTATTGTTTACTGAGAG TTGTTCCAAAGGAATCCACATGGCAGTTCTTCTCAAATTCTGCTCAGAAGGGGACAATATCCCTGACGCCTTTGGGCTTGTTAACTATCTGAATGAATGGCTTCAGCTAATTAAAATCAGA AGAAATTCTTCCACAGATGCTTCTCCAGAGAGGGAAATACCAGATCCTTCTTCACTATGGAAAATACCGAGTTCTTGGCGCCTGCTTTTTGGCAACGGTCTTCCACCTGCACTCTTCTGA